The proteins below come from a single Halobacillus salinarum genomic window:
- the drmA gene encoding DISARM system helicase DrmA, translating to MSKEKRENYKEVRKIVLDELKRDLIGPSYDQPDIITEPPTQSYLTGILFPLESAFEQEEEEELEDAFHMGEENLKSIEKGEYNPTEDDNEKGIEKNKTFKQQNSIGVKFYVMDTVKEINVKCAWGKYNKDKKFIEEKDKEIPIWVREISTSIHQIDIENYKEPIEVSSGVYLILKKMRIKETNNLLVSIFLVNRNIDKNSNNALYQVSMELSHDSGEKIFLSENNARKDTSNFDEFLYRNKPVFAKGFGCAVEWDDYDSTYARKLKTEFIPGHEVASMSTELPYDENFGDVSDDYFSIKQLAEERDRDVVIEKLTNLADRYENWIEILPLKEVEDQCSAKKSIEQCYDSLSRIREGIKILGENEDAFNAFVFMNEVMHTQISMKNFAKNKESRSLEEELTKENFSWRPFQLAFILLNLSGIVKPNSEDREIVDLLWFPTGGGKTEAYLGIAAFLLGFRRIDSKNNQEYNKDGGVTIILRYTLRLLTTQQRDRLMRVICASEYIRAKRVNSKVPMGNSEFSIGFWVGGQVTTNKFKDLKESNYQTVSKVSAEYKKLEKQVIECPCCGTKEPLYKFLPNRDTSTEKFGLRIYCRNTNCYYSNHHIPVYLIDEEIYRRTPSVIISTVDKFARLPWDEKTGALFGKVNRYCDKCGYIAQGEDHPSFHRNPSAKVMDVKPFYPPELIIQDELHLITGPLGTIYGAYETAIEELCTVKSNGESIKPKYVAATATIKNADEQVKRIFGRTESRQFPPAGLEIEDSFFGREISVKDNPFRLYSGICVSGQSMKTVLLRVYAVLLQVTENLLDDPKYKDYIDPYRTLIGYFNSVRELGGAVRLLDDDIRKRIQTLQKKYRYPKQRFINRNEELTSRIPSYKIPKVLELLDREVGNNELDVALATNMISVGMDVDRLGLMVITGQPKQTSEYIQASSRVGRNKPGLVVTIYNPYRPRDLSHYQNFKGYHSRLYHYVEGTTATPFASRARDRSLHAIAVSVLRITESLLAKNEDAGNVRNIDLGFLRNLISERVKVVDSRSRVDTINDLNRFFDGWIHLSSVHENLQYYFYPNSKYARVNNLIRLLGRYSEKKEKHEKQTLDSMRQIEGTSKLYVYEGWINDEE from the coding sequence GTGTCAAAAGAAAAAAGAGAAAATTACAAAGAAGTTAGAAAAATAGTACTTGATGAATTAAAAAGGGATCTTATTGGTCCTAGTTATGATCAACCAGATATTATAACAGAGCCACCTACTCAATCATATCTAACAGGAATATTGTTCCCACTAGAGTCAGCATTTGAGCAGGAAGAAGAAGAAGAACTTGAAGATGCTTTTCATATGGGGGAAGAGAATCTAAAATCAATAGAAAAAGGGGAATACAACCCTACAGAAGATGATAATGAAAAAGGAATTGAAAAGAATAAAACTTTTAAACAGCAAAATTCAATTGGTGTAAAGTTTTACGTCATGGATACAGTGAAGGAAATAAATGTAAAGTGTGCTTGGGGCAAATATAATAAAGACAAAAAATTTATAGAAGAGAAAGATAAAGAGATTCCTATATGGGTAAGGGAAATCTCAACTTCAATACATCAAATAGATATTGAAAATTATAAGGAACCGATTGAAGTATCATCAGGGGTGTACTTAATTCTAAAAAAAATGCGCATTAAAGAAACAAACAACCTCTTAGTTTCTATATTTCTTGTGAATAGAAATATAGATAAAAATAGTAATAACGCTTTGTATCAAGTATCTATGGAATTGTCCCATGATTCAGGTGAAAAGATTTTCTTGTCTGAAAATAACGCAAGAAAAGATACTTCAAACTTTGATGAATTTCTTTACAGGAATAAACCTGTTTTTGCAAAAGGTTTTGGTTGTGCTGTAGAGTGGGATGATTATGATTCAACTTACGCTAGAAAGTTAAAAACTGAATTTATACCTGGACATGAAGTAGCAAGTATGAGTACGGAATTGCCATATGATGAAAATTTTGGGGATGTCAGCGATGATTATTTCTCAATTAAACAACTTGCGGAGGAAAGAGATAGAGATGTTGTTATTGAAAAACTAACTAATTTAGCAGACAGGTATGAAAACTGGATAGAAATATTACCTCTCAAAGAGGTTGAAGATCAATGTTCAGCAAAAAAAAGCATAGAACAGTGCTATGATTCACTATCTAGAATAAGAGAAGGTATAAAGATATTAGGAGAAAATGAGGATGCATTTAATGCTTTTGTGTTCATGAATGAAGTTATGCATACTCAAATAAGCATGAAGAATTTTGCTAAAAATAAAGAAAGCAGATCTCTAGAAGAAGAATTAACAAAGGAAAATTTTAGTTGGAGGCCATTTCAGTTAGCATTTATTCTTTTAAATTTAAGTGGAATAGTTAAGCCAAATTCAGAAGACAGAGAAATAGTAGATTTGTTATGGTTCCCAACGGGTGGAGGAAAAACAGAAGCATACTTGGGCATAGCTGCATTTTTGTTAGGTTTTCGCCGTATTGACTCAAAGAATAACCAAGAGTACAACAAAGATGGTGGAGTTACCATTATTTTAAGGTATACATTGAGGCTACTAACTACTCAGCAAAGAGATAGGTTGATGAGGGTTATATGTGCTTCAGAGTATATTAGAGCTAAACGAGTTAACAGTAAAGTACCAATGGGTAACTCGGAATTTTCAATAGGGTTTTGGGTAGGAGGTCAGGTCACAACTAATAAGTTCAAGGACTTAAAGGAAAGCAACTATCAAACTGTCAGTAAGGTATCGGCAGAGTATAAAAAATTAGAAAAACAGGTTATTGAATGTCCGTGCTGTGGAACGAAAGAGCCACTGTATAAGTTCCTTCCAAATAGAGATACAAGTACCGAAAAATTTGGATTGAGAATTTATTGCAGAAATACTAATTGTTATTATTCTAACCATCACATACCTGTCTATCTAATTGACGAAGAGATATATAGAAGAACGCCTAGTGTAATTATTTCTACAGTAGATAAATTCGCGCGTTTACCGTGGGATGAGAAAACAGGTGCATTGTTTGGGAAAGTAAATAGATATTGTGATAAATGTGGATATATTGCACAAGGTGAAGATCATCCAAGTTTTCATAGAAACCCTAGTGCTAAAGTGATGGATGTGAAGCCGTTCTATCCACCTGAGTTAATAATTCAAGATGAGTTACATTTAATTACTGGACCTTTAGGTACAATTTATGGTGCATATGAAACGGCTATTGAAGAGTTATGCACAGTTAAAAGTAATGGAGAGAGTATAAAACCAAAATATGTGGCTGCTACTGCAACAATTAAAAATGCAGATGAACAAGTGAAAAGGATTTTTGGAAGAACAGAATCAAGACAATTTCCTCCAGCTGGACTAGAAATAGAAGATTCTTTTTTTGGTCGTGAAATTAGCGTAAAGGATAATCCTTTTAGATTATACTCTGGTATCTGTGTATCAGGACAATCAATGAAAACAGTTTTGTTAAGAGTTTACGCTGTATTATTACAAGTTACTGAGAATTTATTAGATGATCCAAAATATAAAGATTATATAGACCCATATAGAACATTAATTGGCTATTTTAACAGTGTTAGGGAATTGGGAGGAGCAGTTAGACTTTTAGATGATGACATTAGGAAAAGAATTCAAACTCTACAAAAGAAGTATAGATACCCTAAGCAAAGATTTATAAACAGAAACGAAGAGTTAACTTCACGAATTCCCTCGTATAAGATTCCTAAAGTATTGGAGTTGCTTGATCGTGAAGTAGGAAACAATGAGTTAGATGTTGCTTTAGCAACAAACATGATATCGGTAGGGATGGATGTAGACAGGTTGGGTTTAATGGTGATTACTGGTCAACCAAAACAAACGTCTGAATATATTCAAGCATCTAGTCGTGTTGGGAGAAATAAACCTGGTTTAGTGGTAACTATATATAACCCATACAGGCCAAGGGATCTATCTCACTATCAAAACTTTAAAGGATATCATAGTAGGTTATATCATTATGTTGAGGGAACTACTGCTACCCCATTTGCTTCAAGAGCAAGAGATAGGTCATTACATGCTATTGCAGTTTCAGTTTTAAGAATTACAGAAAGTTTACTTGCTAAGAATGAAGATGCTGGGAATGTCAGAAACATTGATCTAGGCTTTTTAAGAAACCTTATCAGTGAAAGAGTAAAGGTAGTTGATTCAAGAAGTAGAGTAGATACAATAAATGATTTAAACCGATTTTTTGATGGATGGATACATTTGAGCTCAGTCCATGAAAATCTTCAGTATTATTTTTATCCAAATAGTAAGTATGCAAGAGTGAACAACTTAATTAGATTGTTAGGGAGATACTCTGAGAAAAAGGAAAAGCATGAAAAACAGACATTGGACTCTATGCGACAAATAGAAGGAACTTCTAAGCTTTATGTATATGAAGGGTGGATAAATGATGAAGAATGA
- a CDS encoding recombinase family protein produces MKKKLIVVYSRVSTGSQNLREQIDASNKAIHARNINKDDVLYLEDFNVSATKNDINNRPALKKLCSLVAENKVKLIFIYARDRHSRDFYEGAKFNDLINKHNVEVIYTASNEIPFNKNSSIESFYGIFSQQGGKNIGKRSSDGLKRYPGETIGYKRKEENIEGERRKVTFIKDGKRSKVIQHLFEEFSQIKNKEEFVSILKNYGKKLNSHSTVIKILQRPFYAAYCITDYGYDPLNHVEAIISLDLFKKAQTVLNQFIKEYEYAVLRAQEKILAIPTCGVCNKQMKFMKPLGSSAYFVCSAGHKKIDIELDQLNHVIHETILNETKQFALAKYKPIFRTHFNGTLDNLVHQKKHQELILNRNVLSITSQNFVKVDSNFKKLEQQIRNNEYKINAIEKEIVLLQSLKNEIDTLTELADKAVSKLSDTDVTSLIELLIKKILIHHEFLEINMYSLTFDKGAV; encoded by the coding sequence TTGAAGAAAAAACTCATTGTAGTCTATTCAAGAGTTAGTACTGGATCACAAAATCTTCGAGAACAAATTGATGCTTCAAACAAAGCAATCCACGCTCGAAACATAAATAAAGATGATGTACTCTACCTTGAAGATTTCAATGTTTCAGCAACTAAGAATGATATTAATAATCGGCCAGCTTTAAAAAAACTATGCAGTTTAGTTGCAGAAAACAAAGTGAAATTAATCTTCATCTATGCTCGAGATAGACATTCCAGGGATTTTTATGAAGGAGCTAAATTCAACGATTTAATCAACAAACATAATGTGGAAGTGATTTATACAGCTTCTAATGAAATTCCCTTCAACAAAAATTCAAGCATAGAAAGTTTTTATGGGATCTTCAGCCAGCAAGGAGGTAAAAACATTGGAAAGCGTTCATCCGATGGACTAAAAAGATATCCCGGAGAAACAATTGGATACAAGCGGAAAGAGGAAAACATTGAAGGTGAAAGGAGAAAAGTCACTTTCATCAAGGATGGAAAACGAAGTAAGGTTATTCAACACCTCTTTGAGGAGTTCAGTCAAATAAAAAATAAAGAAGAGTTTGTTTCAATTTTGAAGAATTACGGCAAGAAACTAAACAGTCATTCAACAGTGATAAAAATTTTGCAAAGACCTTTTTATGCAGCATACTGTATCACTGACTATGGTTATGACCCACTCAATCATGTAGAAGCGATCATTTCACTTGATTTGTTTAAGAAGGCACAAACTGTACTCAACCAATTCATCAAAGAGTATGAATATGCTGTTTTACGTGCTCAAGAAAAGATTCTAGCCATACCAACTTGCGGGGTTTGTAACAAACAGATGAAATTCATGAAGCCCCTTGGAAGTTCAGCATATTTTGTATGTAGTGCTGGTCACAAAAAGATTGATATTGAACTTGATCAACTTAATCATGTTATACATGAAACCATCTTAAATGAGACTAAACAATTCGCTTTAGCAAAATACAAACCAATCTTTAGGACGCACTTTAATGGCACATTAGACAACCTGGTGCATCAAAAGAAACATCAGGAACTTATTTTAAATAGGAATGTGCTGAGCATAACTAGTCAGAATTTTGTTAAAGTCGATAGCAATTTCAAGAAACTGGAGCAGCAGATCCGTAACAACGAATATAAAATAAATGCAATTGAGAAAGAGATAGTTCTATTACAATCATTAAAGAACGAAATAGATACTTTAACAGAACTAGC
- a CDS encoding DUF4268 domain-containing protein, with translation MFIIDRKSNRITKLNQKTFSELGFRERDHLQEWIANNPESIGEELLIIQKEFNGFHDTNERLDLLALDKQGNVVVIENKLDDSGRDVTWQVLKYASYCSSLTKEQIKSIYQDYLNKISKNEEAEKNLIEFFEVEDYQEIVINKGLTQRLIIIAANFRKEVTSTVLWLMNYKLRIQCFKVTPYQMGDQLLLNFEQIIPMKEAEEYVINMAEKNQADINIQEESKTRHNTRILFWKKLLPHINKKTELFKNISPSKDNWIGAGTGISSVSYNFVMSRSYARVEVYLQRSVKEENKFIFEELGKFKDSIENKFGDSLTWERLDNKKASRIKYQKDDVNIYNEEDWEDMINFMVTSMLNLENAFQKPISEVRSKLISKLNTDEI, from the coding sequence ATGTTTATTATAGATAGAAAGAGTAATAGAATAACAAAATTAAACCAGAAGACATTTTCTGAATTAGGTTTTAGGGAAAGGGATCACTTGCAGGAGTGGATTGCAAATAATCCTGAGTCAATAGGAGAGGAATTACTTATTATACAAAAAGAATTTAATGGATTCCATGATACGAATGAAAGGCTCGATTTATTAGCATTAGATAAACAAGGAAACGTAGTAGTCATTGAGAATAAACTCGATGATTCTGGAAGAGATGTGACATGGCAGGTCTTAAAATATGCCTCTTATTGTTCAAGCTTAACCAAAGAGCAAATTAAAAGTATATATCAAGATTATCTAAATAAGATTTCCAAGAATGAGGAAGCAGAAAAGAATTTAATAGAGTTTTTTGAAGTGGAAGACTATCAAGAGATAGTAATAAATAAGGGTTTAACACAAAGACTAATTATTATTGCAGCTAACTTTAGAAAAGAAGTAACCTCTACCGTTTTATGGTTAATGAATTACAAATTAAGAATTCAGTGTTTTAAGGTTACTCCATATCAAATGGGGGATCAACTACTATTAAATTTTGAGCAAATAATTCCAATGAAAGAAGCAGAGGAATATGTAATTAATATGGCAGAAAAAAATCAGGCAGATATAAATATTCAAGAAGAATCCAAAACTAGGCATAACACTAGAATTCTATTTTGGAAAAAACTATTACCACATATAAATAAAAAAACAGAGTTATTTAAGAATATAAGTCCATCAAAAGACAACTGGATTGGAGCTGGTACAGGAATTTCATCTGTTTCTTATAATTTTGTAATGTCTAGAAGTTATGCCAGAGTTGAAGTTTATTTACAAAGATCGGTAAAGGAAGAGAATAAATTTATTTTTGAAGAATTAGGGAAGTTTAAAGATTCGATCGAGAATAAATTTGGTGACTCACTTACTTGGGAGAGACTAGATAATAAAAAAGCCTCTAGGATTAAATATCAGAAAGACGATGTGAACATTTATAATGAAGAGGATTGGGAAGATATGATTAATTTCATGGTTACATCAATGCTTAATCTAGAAAATGCTTTTCAAAAACCTATAAGTGAAGTAAGGAGTAAATTAATTTCAAAGTTGAACACTGATGAAATATAA
- the drmB gene encoding DUF1998 domain-containing protein: protein MMKNEVGEVRPGQLITTYGPGAIMDSVNDSLVILDLNYWDNAYEKIYDRRLAQFLGKDFFKKIPTRGKQDLPSIPFPNFHVCSNNKCRRLFDIRENFLMGEYLKKGPVCPDCSWKAYPARFVVSCAERNHLDDFPWRWWSHGKEETSCRGKLTLTSSGNTSSLASLGVGCECGAWEPMKGATQESSFSGLRCTGNHPHRLNKKSVCNSSVIPLQRGASNVYFPALRSAISIPEKGDRGFQLIVEFEQEIREYEEDFGEKGLEKIYERKLMEQEIFNSLEDFLDRWEKYKKFNGDELNKYEQIKQIEYEALTNFNDKVDLKDFKAEVVPVPSDLNPFFNKIVKAHRLKEILVLLGFMRNESPEPDVKEPKSIVWLGSSSNSNWLPAVEVHGEGIFIEFNRESINKWLDENKLVNKRSKKYSTLYEEWLELKGWENQTEKDAVYVLLHTFSHLLIKQLAYQSGYSSASIKERIYYSEKMAGILLYTGSTDQEGSLGGLVEMGDIAKLRKLILDSLEEATFCASDPDCSVQEPTEDNHLNGASCFACTMMAETSCETGNRLLDRSLIIETMDSEIKPFFEGII, encoded by the coding sequence ATGATGAAGAATGAGGTTGGAGAAGTTAGGCCAGGTCAATTAATTACCACCTATGGTCCAGGGGCGATAATGGACTCAGTTAACGATTCACTTGTTATTTTAGATTTGAATTATTGGGATAATGCCTATGAAAAGATTTATGATCGAAGACTTGCTCAATTTTTAGGTAAAGATTTCTTCAAGAAAATCCCAACTAGAGGAAAGCAAGATTTACCTTCAATTCCTTTTCCAAATTTTCATGTTTGCAGTAATAACAAATGTAGAAGATTGTTCGATATTAGGGAAAACTTTTTAATGGGAGAATATTTAAAAAAAGGTCCAGTTTGTCCTGATTGTAGCTGGAAAGCATATCCTGCTAGATTTGTAGTGTCATGCGCTGAAAGGAATCACTTAGATGACTTTCCGTGGAGATGGTGGTCACATGGGAAAGAGGAAACCAGTTGTAGAGGAAAGTTGACTCTTACAAGTTCAGGAAATACTTCGAGTCTTGCGTCTTTAGGCGTTGGATGTGAATGTGGGGCTTGGGAGCCAATGAAAGGAGCTACACAAGAGAGTTCTTTCTCAGGTTTAAGATGTACTGGTAATCATCCACATAGACTCAATAAGAAGTCAGTATGTAACTCAAGTGTTATACCATTACAAAGAGGAGCATCGAATGTATATTTTCCTGCCCTAAGAAGTGCTATTTCAATTCCTGAGAAGGGGGACAGAGGTTTTCAATTAATTGTCGAATTTGAACAAGAAATTCGTGAGTATGAAGAAGATTTTGGAGAGAAGGGTTTAGAAAAGATTTATGAAAGAAAATTAATGGAACAAGAAATATTTAATTCATTAGAGGATTTTTTGGATCGGTGGGAAAAGTATAAAAAGTTTAATGGTGATGAATTGAATAAGTATGAACAAATTAAACAAATTGAATATGAAGCTCTTACAAATTTTAATGATAAAGTAGATTTAAAGGATTTTAAGGCTGAAGTTGTTCCAGTACCTTCAGATTTAAATCCATTTTTTAATAAAATTGTAAAAGCACATCGATTAAAAGAGATTTTGGTATTACTAGGATTCATGAGAAATGAGAGTCCTGAACCAGATGTAAAGGAACCAAAAAGTATTGTCTGGCTTGGGAGTTCGTCTAACAGTAATTGGTTACCAGCAGTAGAAGTACATGGGGAAGGTATATTCATAGAATTTAACAGAGAATCAATAAATAAATGGTTAGACGAAAATAAACTAGTAAATAAAAGATCAAAAAAATATTCAACATTATATGAAGAGTGGTTAGAGTTAAAAGGGTGGGAAAACCAAACTGAAAAAGATGCTGTGTATGTTTTGCTACATACGTTCTCCCATTTGTTAATAAAGCAGTTAGCTTACCAATCAGGATATTCATCCGCCTCTATAAAAGAAAGAATATACTATAGTGAAAAAATGGCTGGTATTTTACTGTACACAGGAAGCACTGATCAAGAAGGTTCATTAGGTGGACTAGTTGAAATGGGCGATATTGCGAAGTTAAGGAAGTTAATCCTTGATTCATTAGAAGAAGCCACATTCTGTGCTAGTGATCCAGATTGTTCTGTACAAGAACCAACAGAAGATAATCATTTAAACGGAGCATCTTGTTTTGCTTGTACTATGATGGCTGAAACTTCATGTGAAACAGGGAACCGTTTATTAGATAGATCCTTAATTATAGAAACTATGGATAGTGAAATTA